The Ictalurus furcatus strain D&B chromosome 5, Billie_1.0, whole genome shotgun sequence genome includes a region encoding these proteins:
- the ren gene encoding renin has translation MEVTATGNAITLYIFCVLTLCHLNRITLKKMPSIRETLKETGVTPAEVFAELAPKLDASPSLHNGTATTPLTNYLDTQYFGEISIGTPAQMFNVVFDTGSANLWVPSQSCSPLYTACFTHNRYDASKSHTHIQNGTGFSIQYASGNVRGFLSEDIVVVSGIPVVQVFAEATALPAIPFIFAKFDGVLGMGYPEAAIDGITPVFDRIMSQGVLKEDIFSVYYSRDPEHIPGGELVLGGTDPNYYTGLFHYISTKGEGKWEVIMKGVSVGKDTLFCTEGCNTMIDTGSSYITGPASSVSILMKTIGAVELAEGGYTVNCDLVMSLPSVTFHLGDQEYPLTQEDYVLWQSQFGEDICTVTFRELDLPPPAGPVWILGAKFISRYYTMFDRKNNRIGFAHAV, from the exons atggaagtAACAGCCACAGGTAATGCAATaacgttatatattttttgtgtattaACCCTATGTCACCTAAATAGGATCACTCTGAAGAAAATGCCCTCCATTCGAGAGACTCTTAAGGAGACAGGGGTCACACCAGCAGAAGTGTTTGCAGAACTTGCACCAAAGTTGGATGCCAGTCCTTCACTTCACAATGGCACGGCCACAACACCTCTAACCAACTATCTGGAT ACTCAGTACTTTGGGGAGATAAGTATTGGTACACCAGCACAGATGTTCAATGTTGTGTTTGATACCGGTTCTGCCAACCTTTGGGTTCCTTCACAGAGCTGTTCTCCACTATACACAGCATGCT TTACTCATAACAGATATGATGCCtctaaatctcacacacatattcaaaaTGGAACAGGATTCTCCATCCAGTATGCTTCTGGAAACGTGCGGGGATTTCTGAGCGAGGATATAGTTGTG GTGAGTGGTATCCCAGTGGTGCAAGTGTTTGCAGAGGCCACAGCTCTCCCAGCCATCCCATTCATCTTTGCAAAGTTTGATGGCGTGCTGGGAATGGGTTATCCAGAGGCAGCTATTGATGGCATTACACCAGTGTTTGATCGTATTATGTCTCAGGGCGTGCTGAAAGAGGACATTTTCTCGGTGTATTACAGCAG AGACCCAGAACACATCCCAGGAGGAGAACTGGTTTTGGGCGGCACAGATCCGAATTACTACACAGGACTCTTCCACTACATCAGCACCAAGGGCGAGGGCAAGTGGGAGGTCATAATGAAGGG TGTATCCGTGGGTAAAGATACGTTGTTCTGTACAGAAGGCTGTAATACTATGATTGACACAGGCTCCTCCTACATCACTGGCCCCGCCTCTTCTGTGTCCATTCTGATGAAGACGATTGGTGCTGTGGAGCTGGCAGAGGGAGGA TATACCGTGAACTGTGACCTGGTGATGTCCTTACCCAGTGTGACCTTTCATCTTGGTGATCAAGAGTATCCTCTGACACAGGAAGACTATGTTCTCTGG CAGTCACAGTTTGGGGAGGACATCTGCACTGTGACATTCAGAGAGCTGGACCTTCCACCTCCTGCTGGTCCTGTTTGGATACTGGGGGCTAAATTCATTTCGCGATATTACACAATGTTCGACCGAAAAAACAACCGCATTGGCTTTGCTCATGCAGTGTGA